Proteins encoded together in one Desulfosporosinus meridiei DSM 13257 window:
- a CDS encoding aminotransferase class I/II-fold pyridoxal phosphate-dependent enzyme: MDRKDFYKRLWVDESLAEVTGYNPYYLPVNSGLNERLLVKGCKMIDLASNNYLGLATDSRVKQAAIEAVQKYGVSLCGTPIATGYIDLFQRLEEELSSFVGLERTVILPSCYQANNGLFSCLAGSEDLIVVDKLVHSSLIQGIKTAGCKIRPFLHNNLNHLEGILQRSSSYRQVFVVTESVFSTEGSVAPFKEIVQLCEKYGAMPIIDDSHGIGVLGKSGQGILEEQKIEGYQGIYTASLGKALANSGGMISGEKRVIEYLKYYCSHLVYSTALSPAVLAGVSAVLDIIRVEFAGIKHRLNSYQRQIHKSLSEGGFEVAASAAPINSIQTGSKEVTFSLAQKLYAKGILSTPFIEPSVPLNQGRVRLIAGAGLSQGTVNEAIAIIKRIGAS; this comes from the coding sequence ATGGATCGAAAAGATTTTTATAAGAGGTTATGGGTGGATGAGAGTCTCGCTGAAGTCACGGGATATAATCCCTATTACTTGCCGGTTAATTCTGGTCTTAATGAACGACTGTTAGTCAAAGGGTGTAAAATGATTGACCTGGCCTCGAATAATTACTTGGGTCTGGCAACGGACAGTCGAGTAAAACAAGCTGCTATAGAGGCTGTTCAGAAATATGGAGTTTCCCTTTGCGGTACGCCCATCGCGACGGGGTATATTGATTTGTTCCAAAGGTTGGAGGAAGAATTATCGAGCTTTGTTGGCTTGGAGAGAACTGTTATTCTTCCTTCTTGCTACCAGGCTAACAACGGGTTATTCAGTTGTCTTGCCGGTTCTGAGGATCTGATTGTTGTTGACAAGTTGGTTCATTCTTCCTTGATTCAAGGGATTAAAACAGCAGGATGTAAAATCAGGCCTTTCTTGCATAATAATCTGAATCACTTAGAAGGAATCTTGCAAAGATCAAGCAGCTATCGGCAGGTTTTCGTTGTGACTGAGTCTGTTTTTTCGACGGAAGGCAGTGTTGCTCCCTTTAAAGAGATCGTTCAATTGTGTGAAAAGTACGGGGCCATGCCAATCATTGATGATTCACATGGTATCGGAGTGTTGGGTAAATCTGGCCAAGGTATCCTTGAAGAACAAAAAATTGAAGGATATCAAGGAATCTATACTGCCTCTTTAGGAAAAGCTCTGGCTAATTCCGGTGGAATGATCAGCGGAGAAAAGAGGGTCATAGAGTATCTCAAGTATTATTGCTCCCATCTCGTCTACTCTACAGCTCTTTCACCGGCGGTATTAGCGGGGGTTAGTGCTGTTCTGGATATTATTAGAGTGGAATTTGCAGGGATTAAGCATAGGCTTAATTCTTATCAACGACAAATCCATAAATCCCTAAGCGAAGGGGGATTTGAGGTAGCTGCCAGTGCAGCTCCTATTAATTCCATTCAAACCGGCAGTAAAGAAGTAACTTTTAGTCTGGCGCAGAAGCTCTATGCCAAGGGGATTCTCTCAACACCCTTTATAGAGCCCTCTGTTCCCCTAAACCAAGGACGGGTAAGACTGATTGCCGGAGCCGGCCTCTCTCAAGGGACTGTTAATGAAGCGATTGCGATTATTAAAAGGATAGGTGCCTCATGA
- a CDS encoding diacylglycerol/lipid kinase family protein, with protein sequence MRCLLILNPGSQGGKSKAKFERIFAFLHKNRVKFDYRLTKTLDDAYTFSLAGNKKGYDVILAVGGDGTINRVISGFYDLQGKRISNSKLAVIHTGTSPDFCKSYNLPLEIDQALNAVLEGKTVQIPMAKITYLSEYDEKLDGKPLSLAHEKLQTSYFACCANIGIGASVARGANNGIRDYLGDFAGTLVSLIKALISYHPVNFSVRIDGKQEVLEKAYNIFVGKTTYIASGLKVKNELALNDPRLYGLIIQKLGLVNWVNVLKKLYSGDEFANNAAMSLLYVHKMEIFGNPANNEIEFDGDPRGFLPCKIEPAGEALDVICPQDGLLR encoded by the coding sequence ATGAGGTGTTTGTTGATCTTGAACCCCGGTTCTCAGGGGGGCAAAAGTAAAGCAAAGTTTGAGAGGATTTTTGCTTTTCTCCATAAGAATAGGGTGAAGTTTGATTATAGGTTGACAAAGACTCTGGATGACGCTTATACCTTCTCCTTAGCAGGAAATAAAAAAGGTTATGATGTGATCCTTGCTGTAGGAGGAGACGGAACGATTAACAGGGTGATCAGTGGGTTTTATGACTTGCAGGGCAAAAGGATTTCTAATTCCAAGCTGGCAGTGATTCATACGGGAACCAGTCCGGATTTTTGCAAGAGCTATAATTTGCCCTTAGAAATCGACCAGGCCCTAAACGCTGTTCTGGAGGGCAAGACTGTTCAAATTCCCATGGCTAAGATTACATATCTCAGTGAATATGATGAAAAGTTGGACGGCAAGCCACTCAGCCTAGCCCATGAAAAGCTTCAAACCAGTTATTTTGCCTGCTGCGCTAATATTGGGATTGGAGCCTCCGTGGCCAGGGGGGCGAATAATGGGATAAGAGACTATCTCGGAGATTTTGCCGGAACCTTAGTTTCCCTGATCAAGGCGCTGATCAGTTATCATCCCGTTAACTTCTCTGTTCGTATTGACGGAAAACAAGAGGTTTTAGAGAAGGCTTATAATATCTTTGTGGGTAAGACCACTTATATAGCGTCTGGGCTAAAAGTGAAAAACGAGTTAGCTTTAAATGACCCTCGGCTCTATGGTTTAATCATTCAAAAGCTTGGTCTTGTGAATTGGGTCAATGTCTTGAAAAAGCTATATAGTGGGGATGAGTTTGCTAATAATGCTGCAATGTCTTTGCTATATGTTCACAAGATGGAGATTTTCGGAAATCCTGCAAATAATGAAATTGAGTTTGATGGAGATCCAAGAGGATTTTTACCATGTAAAATTGAGCCTGCTGGGGAGGCTTTAGATGTAATCTGTCCACAGGATGGGTTACTCCGTTAG
- a CDS encoding thiamine-phosphate kinase encodes MRRLMMSREKELIEVINKQMPRSSSQVNHLFESDSEIVTFHGKGLLYNIDEFSEEDLFREDDPYRLGWNMAIGSISDILASGGSPKFYAHSMVVRDSWSTEYIEKLARGIAQVIKEAGAAFIGGDFGISKTWRYTGSVIGELASKSLLRSGAKVGDRIYITGGIGRGNVEAALQLYGDNLLVMSLTGGWKNLLPLRSKEAELIRKYSRCCMDTSDGVFNALRMISELSRTGFFIDNLPYVKSGLFLAKTLNLPKEILFLGECGEYELLFTLSEKREEGFLKTAGERKLTFHKIGIVKEPGSQILWEKGRGIDFRAYDLRARDYSDPKDYLRKVVNFLKEAAK; translated from the coding sequence GTGAGAAGGTTGATGATGAGTAGAGAAAAAGAATTGATCGAAGTTATCAATAAACAAATGCCTAGGAGTTCCAGTCAAGTTAATCACCTTTTTGAGTCGGATTCGGAAATCGTGACCTTCCACGGTAAGGGTCTTCTCTATAATATTGATGAATTTTCGGAAGAAGACTTATTTCGGGAAGATGACCCTTACAGGCTGGGCTGGAATATGGCCATAGGCAGTATCAGTGACATTCTGGCCTCAGGAGGCAGTCCTAAGTTTTATGCTCATAGCATGGTTGTTCGAGATTCCTGGAGTACGGAGTATATTGAAAAGCTGGCTCGAGGAATCGCCCAGGTAATTAAGGAAGCAGGTGCCGCTTTTATCGGCGGAGATTTTGGGATATCTAAAACCTGGAGATACACCGGTTCAGTCATTGGCGAGCTTGCAAGTAAAAGCTTATTAAGAAGCGGGGCTAAAGTGGGAGACAGAATTTATATTACCGGTGGCATAGGCAGAGGGAATGTGGAAGCTGCCCTCCAACTATATGGAGATAACTTATTAGTAATGAGTCTCACAGGAGGATGGAAAAACCTCTTGCCCTTGAGAAGTAAAGAAGCTGAGCTTATACGGAAATACAGCCGTTGCTGTATGGATACCAGCGATGGAGTCTTTAATGCCTTACGAATGATTTCAGAATTGAGCAGAACAGGATTTTTTATTGACAACCTACCCTATGTGAAAAGTGGATTATTTTTAGCTAAGACTCTTAACCTGCCCAAGGAAATACTGTTTTTAGGGGAATGTGGAGAGTACGAATTGCTCTTTACCTTGAGTGAAAAGAGAGAAGAGGGGTTCCTAAAAACTGCCGGGGAGCGGAAGTTGACATTTCATAAAATTGGGATAGTTAAAGAACCGGGGTCCCAAATTCTTTGGGAAAAAGGACGAGGGATAGATTTTCGGGCGTATGACCTGCGGGCCAGAGATTACTCAGATCCTAAAGACTATTTGCGGAAGGTCGTAAATTTTCTCAAGGAGGCAGCAAAATGA
- a CDS encoding beta-ketoacyl-[acyl-carrier-protein] synthase family protein — translation MNRRVVITGIGPATACGIGKRDFTAGVFGQKTCLAEIPVSYEQNYQFKSKYFVPKPIFSLTDLGFHKSVEGMMEEAARISILCTKLALEDAGFKIISGEKYLQVEGLENSGTIIGIGMSSLQTAFDSYTAHISDKEKSVAQLNPNHIQSPNQPRFNRMVIPILMTNSPAAWISILFGLEGFSYTLNASCASGTFAVGEGYRAISGGRSDVILTGGVEALTEKKGAIMRGFDMLSTLTRSEDGRPQPFSRQRSGFLFNEGAGCVLVLEELERARARGADIYAEIVGYEAGSDAYSIVQMDPSGNNIADLYEKICRGIEVDYLNAHGTGTRTNDEIEAKVIQKIFGDRSKQPFINSTKGILGHSIGASGALEAAITAISIKESRIHGNLTSDSLDNLNLPLETITTPIEYALSASYGFGGHNALILFKRYQENG, via the coding sequence ATGAATCGAAGAGTTGTTATCACGGGGATAGGGCCGGCTACAGCTTGCGGAATTGGCAAAAGAGATTTTACTGCAGGTGTTTTCGGACAAAAGACCTGTCTGGCTGAGATCCCAGTGAGTTATGAACAAAACTATCAGTTTAAATCCAAATATTTCGTACCAAAGCCAATCTTTTCTTTAACCGATCTAGGGTTCCATAAGTCAGTGGAAGGAATGATGGAAGAGGCTGCGCGAATCTCAATCTTGTGTACAAAGCTGGCCTTAGAAGATGCTGGCTTTAAGATTATTAGTGGAGAAAAGTATCTCCAGGTAGAGGGCTTGGAAAACAGCGGGACGATTATTGGTATTGGGATGAGCAGCCTGCAGACTGCCTTCGACTCTTATACCGCCCATATATCTGATAAGGAAAAGTCAGTTGCCCAGCTAAACCCAAACCACATTCAAAGTCCCAATCAGCCTAGGTTTAACAGAATGGTCATTCCCATACTGATGACCAATTCCCCGGCAGCTTGGATATCCATCCTCTTTGGACTTGAGGGGTTCAGTTACACTCTTAACGCTTCCTGCGCTTCGGGAACATTTGCAGTTGGTGAGGGATATCGAGCTATTAGTGGGGGTAGAAGTGATGTGATCTTAACTGGGGGTGTTGAGGCCTTAACAGAAAAGAAGGGCGCAATCATGAGAGGCTTTGATATGCTCTCAACTCTTACCAGGTCAGAAGACGGGCGGCCTCAGCCTTTTTCGCGGCAAAGAAGCGGTTTTCTCTTCAATGAAGGGGCAGGATGTGTTCTTGTTCTGGAAGAGTTAGAACGGGCTCGAGCTAGAGGGGCAGATATATATGCTGAGATTGTAGGGTATGAGGCAGGCAGTGATGCCTACAGCATAGTTCAGATGGACCCCAGCGGAAATAATATTGCTGATCTTTATGAAAAGATTTGCCGAGGGATTGAGGTTGATTATCTGAACGCTCATGGCACAGGGACAAGGACAAATGACGAAATTGAGGCTAAGGTAATTCAAAAGATTTTTGGGGATCGGAGCAAGCAACCTTTTATAAATTCTACCAAGGGAATATTGGGGCACAGCATCGGGGCCAGTGGAGCCCTTGAAGCAGCTATAACTGCAATTTCTATCAAAGAATCCAGAATCCATGGTAACTTAACCTCTGATTCCCTGGATAATCTAAATCTTCCTTTGGAGACGATCACGACTCCCATTGAATATGCCTTATCTGCCTCTTATGGCTTTGGCGGGCATAATGCTTTAATCCTTTTCAAGAGGTACCAAGAAAATGGCTAA
- a CDS encoding phosphopantetheine-binding protein, with amino-acid sequence MNIEDRVINSVKGVLDKRPEVTLDSRLLEDLLVDSLDKLMVLSAIEDEFSIEIEEEFADVHTVKDIVVKLKARGF; translated from the coding sequence ATGAATATTGAAGACAGAGTTATTAATTCGGTAAAAGGCGTTTTAGATAAACGTCCCGAGGTAACCTTAGACAGTCGTTTGCTTGAAGATCTATTAGTAGATTCTTTAGACAAACTAATGGTTCTCTCGGCAATTGAGGATGAATTTAGCATAGAGATCGAAGAAGAATTTGCTGATGTACATACGGTCAAGGATATAGTTGTTAAGTTGAAGGCGAGGGGTTTTTAG